In a single window of the Pseudogemmatithrix spongiicola genome:
- a CDS encoding GntR family transcriptional regulator: MFSRIDPRSPVPIYAQIADRVRVAIAAGDLKEGDALPSVRALAAELRVNPATIVQAYRALEREAIVELRQGAGTFIAPIGAETKTRERSAAARRLVREMLAEATRLGLTPRDVRVALDKELPEDA, encoded by the coding sequence ATGTTCTCCCGCATCGACCCCCGCAGCCCCGTCCCGATCTACGCGCAGATCGCCGATCGCGTCCGCGTGGCCATCGCCGCCGGGGACCTGAAGGAGGGCGATGCCCTGCCCTCAGTCCGCGCGCTGGCCGCCGAGCTGCGCGTGAATCCGGCCACCATCGTCCAAGCGTACCGCGCCCTCGAACGCGAAGCGATCGTCGAGCTGCGGCAGGGTGCCGGCACCTTCATCGCGCCGATCGGCGCCGAGACGAAGACCCGCGAACGCAGTGCCGCCGCACGCCGCCTCGTGCGTGAGATGCTCGCCGAGGCTACGCGCCTCGGCCTGACCCCGCGCGACGTCCGCGTCGCGCTCGACAAGGAACTCCCGGAGGACGCGTGA
- a CDS encoding ABC transporter ATP-binding protein, which translates to MTDAIRIRDLHWKAGREFAIRDLSMRVPTGAIYGFLGPNGSGKTSTIRCLLGMQPPHGGSIEVLGHAMPAKAPAALARIGYVPERLHLYGRLTVEESIRFHATFFPTFDHAEAERLRKRFTLRETQRIAALSKGEAGKLMMLLALAQRPELLVLDEPTDGLDPVIRRDVLSALVEFVEAKQATVLISSHLVHEQERICDWVGVMDGGRLVAELPMQEFRSGIKRLRVSGDAVSTAPFPCTLLSKGASGPHVDTWVVRGWQPEMREWFARAGAELREVEDLDLEESFVELLSGARAATMEAR; encoded by the coding sequence GTGACCGACGCCATCCGCATTCGCGACCTGCACTGGAAGGCCGGCCGCGAGTTCGCCATCCGCGACCTCTCGATGCGCGTGCCCACCGGCGCCATCTATGGATTCCTTGGGCCCAATGGTTCGGGCAAGACGAGCACCATCCGCTGCCTGCTGGGCATGCAGCCTCCGCACGGCGGCAGCATCGAGGTGCTCGGCCACGCCATGCCCGCCAAGGCGCCGGCGGCCCTCGCGCGCATCGGCTACGTGCCGGAACGCCTGCATCTGTACGGGCGGCTCACGGTCGAAGAGAGCATCCGCTTTCACGCGACCTTCTTCCCGACCTTCGACCACGCCGAGGCGGAGCGCCTGCGCAAGCGCTTCACCTTGCGCGAGACGCAGCGGATCGCCGCGCTGTCGAAGGGCGAAGCCGGCAAGCTGATGATGCTGCTCGCACTCGCGCAGCGGCCCGAGCTGTTGGTGCTCGACGAGCCAACCGATGGCTTGGATCCCGTCATCCGCCGCGACGTGCTCTCCGCGCTGGTCGAGTTCGTCGAGGCCAAGCAGGCGACCGTGCTCATCTCGTCGCACCTGGTCCATGAGCAGGAGCGCATCTGCGACTGGGTCGGCGTCATGGATGGCGGTCGGCTCGTGGCCGAGCTGCCGATGCAGGAGTTCCGCTCGGGCATCAAGCGCCTGCGCGTGTCGGGCGACGCCGTGAGTACGGCGCCGTTCCCCTGCACGCTGCTCTCCAAGGGCGCGAGCGGACCGCATGTCGACACCTGGGTGGTGCGCGGCTGGCAGCCCGAGATGCGGGAGTGGTTCGCGCGCGCCGGCGCCGAGTTGCGCGAGGTGGAGGATCTGGACCTGGAAGAGAGCTTTGTCGAACTGCTGAGCGGCGCCCGCGCCGCGACCATGGAGGCCCGCTGA